The Fluviispira sanaruensis sequence AATTATACTTTTAAAAAATTTTCTGAAAAAATCTGTATGTCAATTTCTGATGGGCACTTTGGTATTATAATAATCTCTAAATTCAAACAAAAAAAAGCCCCTCGGTAAAAACCGAGGGGCTTTAGAATTAAAAGGCTGCACAGAGCTACTCTCCCACACTTAAGAGTGCAGTACCATTGCCGCAGACGGGCTTGACTTCGGAGTTCGGAATGGGATCCGGTATTTCCCCGTCGCAATCAGCACAGCCAAAGCGAAAAACTAAGATAGAGAAGAGAGATAATAAGAAGAAGAAAGAAAGTAAAGGAGAAAAGCGTATAAGTTAAGTGATATTTTTCTCAAGCCGTCAGGGCGATTAGTAATGGTTAGCTGAACGCCTCGCAGCGCTTACACATCCATCCTATCGAACTTGTCGTCTTCAAGTGCCCTGTGAGATTTCTCTCGGGGAAGTTCATCTTGGGATCAGTTTCCCGCTTAGATGCTTTCAGCGGTTATCTATACCGAACATAGCTACCCAGCTGTGCCACTGGCGTGACAACTGGTTCACCAGGGGTTCGTCCAACCCGGTCCTCTCGTACTAAGGTCAGATTCCCTCAACTTCCCTCGCGCCCACGATGGATAGGAACCGAACTGTCTCACGACGTTCTGAACCCAGCTCGCGTACCACTTTAATTGGCGAACAGCCAAACCCTTGGGACCTGCTCCAGCCCCAGGATGTGATGAGCCGACATCGAGGTGCCAAACACCGTCGTCGATGTGAACTCTTGGACGGTATCAGCCTGTTATCCCCGGAGTACCTTTTATCCGTTGAGCGATGGCCCTTCCATGCGGAACCACCGGATCACTAGGACCCACTTTCGTGTCTGGTCGACCTGTCGGTCTCTCAGTGAGGCTACCTTCTGCCCTTGCGCTCGACGCCTGGTTTCCATCCAGGCTGAGGTAACCTTCGCGCGCCTCCGTTACTCTTTGGGAGGCGACCGCCCCAGTCAAACTGCCCGCCAGACACTGTTCCTGAACCCGATGAGGGTTCGAGGTTAGAATTTCCAGATCTACAGGGTGGTATTTCAACGTCGACTCCACCGCAGCTAGCGCCGCGGTCTCAAAGTCTCCCACCTATCCTACACAGTAAATCCAAAAACCCAATGCCAAGTTGCAGTAAAGGTTCACGGGGTCTTTCCGTCCTATCGCGGGAAGGGGGCATTTTCACCCCCATTTCAATTTCGCTGAGTGCCAGGCAGAGACAGCGGACCAGTCGTTACGCCATTCGTGCAGGTCGGAACTTACCCGACAAGGAATTTCGCTACCTTAGGACCGTTATAGTTACGGCCGCCGTTTACTGGGGCTTCAATTCAAAGCTTCACCTTGCGGCTGACTTCTCCTTTTAACCTTCCAGCACCGGGCAGGCGTCAGACCCTATACGTCATCTTACGATTTCGCAGAGTCCTGTGTTTTTGGTAAACAGTCGCTAGTCCCTATTTTGTGCCACTCACTTGCGTGAGCCTACCTTCTCCCGAAGTTACGGTAGTAAATTGCAGAGTTCCTTTGCCTGGGATCTCTCAAACGCCTTGGTATACTCTACCCACCCACCTGTGTCGGTTTACGGTACGGACGATTGTACTTCATCGCTTAGCAGCTTTTCTTGTAAGCATGGACTCATAGAACTTTCGCTATCAGTTTTCAGTTTATAACGGAGAAGCGATTTCCCTACTTCTCCTACCTACGACCTTCGACTGGTATCCAATACCCAGCTCCTACTATCCTTCTCCACCCCTGCATCGCTCCATACATTCGGTGCGGGAATTTTAACCCGCTTGCCATCGACTACGCCTTTCGGCCTCGCCTTAGGTTCCGACTTACCCTGAGGGGATTGACCTCTCTCAGGAACCCTTGGGTTATCGGCGGACGGGGTTCTCACCCGTCTTACGCTACTCATGTCCGCATTTGCTCTTGTCTTTCCTCCAGCATTCCTCACAGAATACCTTCGCCGGTCGAGACAATGCTCCCCTACCATAGACCTAAGTCTATCCGGTGCTTCGGTGGTATGCTTTAGCCCCGTTGAATCTTCGGCGCGGAACCATTAGACCAGTGAGCTATTACGCTTTCTTTAAATGATGGCTGCTTCTAAGCCAACATCCTGGCTGTCTAAACGTTTCCACATCCTTCTCCACTTAGCATACTCTTTGGGACCTTAGCAGTCGGTCTGGGCTCTTACCCTTTCCACTACGAACCTTCTCGCTCGCAGTGTGTCTCCCGGATTCTTACTTGTTGGTATTCGGAGTTTGACTGAGTTTGGTAACCCGGTAAGGCCCCTAGCTCAATCAGTGCTCTACCCCCTACAAGAAACATCCGAGGCAATACCTAAATATTTTTCGGGGAGAACCAGCTATCGCCACGTTTGATTAGCCTTTCACCCCTACCCACAGCTCATCCGAGACCTTTTCAACGGTCACCAGTTCGGTCCTCCACGAAGTCTTACCTCCGCTTCAACCTGGCCATGGGTAGATCACGTGGCTTCGGGTCTATTCCCTGCAACTAAATCGCCTTATTCAGACTCGGTTTCCCTACGGCTGCGTCTCTTATGAGACTTAACCTTGCTGCAAAAAATAACTCGCGGACCCATTATGCAAAAGGTACGCTGTCACACCTTACGGTGCTCCAACTGCTTGTAGGCGTACGGTTTCAGGTTCTATTTCACTCCCCTCACCGGGGTTCTTTTCACCTTTCCCTCACGGTACTTGTTCACTATCGGTCATCGAGGAATATTTAGGCTTGGCAGATGGTCCTGCCGGATTCACACCGGATATTTGTGTCCTGTGCTACTCGGGATTCTACTCGCGTGGACTTTGTTTTCGACTACTGGGCTTTCACCGTCTTTGGCTGTCCCTTCCAGAACTTTCGTCTAACTCTATCCTTCACTTTGCGTAGTCCCACAACCCCAATGAAAATTACTTCTCATGGTTTGGCCTCTTCCACTTTCGCTCGCCGCTACTCGCAGAATCACTTATTTGTTTTCTCTTCCTAAAGGTACTAAGATGTTTCAATTCCCTTCGTTCGCCTCGCTGCACCTATTTATTCAGTACAGGATAATCCTTGCGGACTGGGTTCCCCCATTCGGACATCACCGGGTCAAAGCTTTCTTGGCAGCTCGCCGATGCTTTTCGCAGCCTGACACGTCCTTCGTCGCTTCTCGATACCTAGGCATCCTCCGTACGCCCTTAATCGCTTGAGTAAAAATATCACTCAGCTTATTTGCTTTCCCCTCCTGTCCAGGAGTTGAAAACTTTTCTTTCTTCTTCTTATTCTCTTGTCAAAAAACTATAAAATAGTTTGTTACTTAAACTTGAAAAGATTGCAGAAACAGAGTGCGGGTCCTTTGACCTAGAATGGATACTCAGTACCCGAAAGTATGAGTTGTCTAAATTCCTAGAAAGGAGGTGATCCAGCCGCAGGTTCCCCTACGGCTACCTTGTTACGACTTAACCCCAATCATCGCACAAGCCTTGGCATGCTGTCTCCTTGCGGTTAACCCACATGCTTCTGGCTTATACAACTTTCGTGGTTTGACGGGCGGTGTGTACAAGACCCGGGAACGTATTCACCGCAGCCTGCTGATCTGCGATTACTAGAGATTCCAACTTCATGTGGTCGAGTTGCAGACCACAATCCGAACTGAGACCATGTTTTTGCGTTTGGCTCCACCTCTCGGTCTTGCTTCGCTTTGTCTTGGCCATTGTAGTACGTGTGTAGCCCTGGATGTAAGGGCCATGAGGACTTGACGTCATCCCCACCTTCCTCCGGTTTATCACCGGCAGTACCCCTATAGTTGCCAACTTAATGATGCCAAATAAGGGAAAGGGTTGCGCTCGTTGCGGGACTTAACCCAACATCTCACGACACGAGCTGACGACAGCCATGCAGCACCTGTATCCGTGTGTATTGCTACTATTACGCATCTCTGCGCTTTTCACGGTATGTCAAACCCAGGTAAGGTTCTTCGCGTTGCTTCGAATTAAACCACATACTCCACCTCTTGTGCGGGTCCCCGTCAATTCCTTTGAGTTTTAGCCTTGCGGCCGTACTCCCCAGGCGGATAACTTAGCGCGTGAGCTACGGTACTGAGGGGGTCAACTCCCCCAACACCTAGTTATCATCGTTTACGGCGTGGACTACCAGGGTATCTAATCCTGTTTGCTCCCCACGCTTTCGTTCCTCAGCGTCAGTATTTAGCCAGGTGGTCGCCTTCGCCTCCGGTGTTCCTGCTGATCTCTACGGATGTCACTCCTACACCAGCAATTCCACCACCCTCTCTAAAACTCAAGAAAAACAGTCTCAAATGCACGTCCCAGGTTGAGCCTGGGGATTTCACACTTGACTTGTCTTCCCGCCTACGAACCCTTTACGCCCAGTAATTCCGAACAACGCTTGCACCCTTCGTATTACCGCGGCTGCTGGCACGAAGTTAGCCGGTGCTTCTTACTCTGGTACCATCAAATGTGAGACTTATTAACTCCCACACCCTTCTTCCCAGCCGAAAGAGCTTTACAACCCGAAGGCCTTCATCACTCACGCGGCGTTGCTGCGTCAGGGTTTCCCCCATTGCGCAATATTCCCCACTGCTGCCTCCCGTAGGAGTCTGGACCGTGTCTCAGTTCCAGTGTGGCTGATCGTCCTCTCAGACCAGCTACCCATCTTCGCCTTGGTGGGCCGTTACCCCGCCAACAAGCTAATGGGACATGGGCTCATCCTTTGGCAACCGGCCTTGCGGTCCCGGCTTTTCCAAAAACCTTTCGGCTTTTGCTTATGCGGTATTAGCTACAGTTTCCCGTAGTTATCCCACACCATAGGGCAGATTCCCATGCATTACTCACCCGTGCGCCACTAAGGTATTGCTACCTCCGTTCGACTTGCATGTGTTAGGCACGCCGCCAGCGTTCGTTCTGAGCCAGGATCAAACTCTTAGCTCTAATTACTTACTCCATAACTCGCGTTATGAAGATTTTTTTTCTTTTGACGGCTCGTCTTTTATCTCGAGCCCCGAAGCTTCCTTCTCTCTCGACTTGCGCCGATTGAGTCAAAGCCTCTAAGGACCCGCACTCTGTTTCTGCTCTCTTCTCTTGTCAAATAACTTCTCTTTGCTTCACTCCGTCTTTCCTTTTTCAGAGAGACTTCGCTAGCAGCGAGAACCTTTAGCTACACAACCCACATTCGCTTGTCAAATGATTCGCAAGAAAAAACTTAAAAAAAATTAAGTTATCGAAATCACGGGTATTTTACAATGCCTCTTATTTTTGCTTTCCCTTCTTGGAATTTAAAAAAAGAGAATTTTGTGAGCTTTCAGATACCTATCAAATTACAAACGAAATCTAATTATATCTTCAGAACCTGTCAACCTATTTAAGCTAAAAATATTCATTAAAATTAAGGAAAAATAAATATAAATAAATTATTAAATATAACTAAAATTATTAATCACAACAAACTATTTTATCAACTGTTAAATAAAAAATTAATACTTATATGTCTTTTTTATAATTAGAAATACGTTTAGCTGATTCTTCAATTCTATCAATATTTTGTGTTAAAGACGCTCTAAAATACCCAGGACAACCAAAACCACTACCAGGCACACATAAAACTCCTTTTGAAACTAATGAATCACAAAAGGCTCGATCATCTGGAATGGGAGATTTTGGGAAAACAAAGAATCCTGCTGCAGGTTGGATCGTTTTTATACCAGCTTCAGATAAAATTTGGATAAATTTGCTAACACGTTCTTCATATATCCCAACATCAACACGGGCATGATACACATGGGGTAGAATTCTTTGCATGAGTCTTGGCGCGCCAACAAAACCTAAACAGCGCGCAGAGTTACGTAAGGCATTGATAAAACCTAATTTTGTTTTATCTTCACTCCATGCCACAAATCCTATTCGCTCACCGGCAAGGCCAATGTCTTTCGAAAAGGAACGAATCAACCAGCTGTATCTATAACTTTCTAAAATAGATGGAACAGTTTTATTGCGAAAAACAATTCTACTATAGGGCTCATCTGAAATCAGCTGGATACATTGCCCCGTTTTTCTTCTATGTTCCTCGAGTATGCTGGCAATCCCTTCAATTGTTTCTTTACTGTAAAGCGCACCGGATGGATTATTTGGGCTATTTATAAGTACAACTTTAGTTTTTTCTGAAATTTTGCTGCGGAAATCTTCTAAATTTGGTTCATGTAATTCATCGCAGTTCACAACAACTGGTTTTGCATTATAATTAGATATATAGGGAATATATTCTGGGAAATACGGGGCAAAAATAATTGCTTCATCCCCTTGATCTAAAAAAACGCGTAAAAGAATATGTATCCCACCCGCAGCTCCTACAGTTAAATAAACCGTCTCCTCATTTATATTAACATGCTCACTATGCGAAAGTTCTTGGGCAAGAAACTTTCTCACATCAACAAGGCCAGCGAAATCCATATAGCGATGGGAACCTTTTTCATGTTTTTCTAAAACTTTTATTATTGAGCTCGTAACAATTTCTGGCGGCTCTAAATCAGGATTGCCTAATGATAGATCAATTAAATCAATTTGTGGATTTTCTTGCAGCAATTTTTGCCCCAACATAAACATCCTTCGAATATCTCCACCTACACTCGCAAGTTCATTAAATTTTTTTGCATAAAATTCTTGCAGATAAAAATTATTATTTTGATTCATATAAGCATTCCTCTAAATTTATAATCATATATTCATGATAAACTCTTATACACTATCTAATATGATTTTTTAAATTTAATAAATCAAGAACATTTATCTTGAATGTATTAAATATTTTTTAATTTATTAAAAAATATTTAAATAAAATAAATATATATTTATAAATTGATATAATTACAATTTCTATTATTAATTTAGTAAGATATTTATATTTGCATTTTTATTAAATAAATGTATTTTAAAAATGCAAAATTCGTTTATTTTGCCATTTTGTAAAAATATTTATGCTAAAATTACTTTTAGTCACATTGAATAGAAATTATCTTGATTCATTAGGAGACTGAATGCGAACTGATAAAACCAAGTTTCCGTTAGGAAATGCACGTTTGAATTGAGTAATGTAAAGTTAAATATAAAGGAATAAATATTCAATGAAAATAGCAATTTTTGATTTTGATGGAGTGATTGCTGACAGTCGTTTGGCGATTTTTGAAGCATTTAAAGTGATCTCGATAAGAAAAAAAATGCCGCTTATAACAAGTGACGAAATCTTTAATTTAAGCATAAAGCAAATACTAAGCAAATATAAAATTCGCTGGTATCAAATACCCTATTATTTAAATTTATCTCGTAAAATTATTTTTTTAAATAGAAATCTAATTACATTAGATCAGCAAATTATAAAAATGTTTGAATTCTTAAATTTGGAAAACATAAAGATCATTATATTATCATCAAATTCTGACAACCTAATAAATGAATTCATACAAAAAAACCTTCCTGAAATTAAATTCACAGAGGTTATTGGCGGCGTTTCTCTTTTTGGCAAGACAAGTAAAATAAAGCAATTAACTAAACGGCATTCAAAAAACAAAAATAATTTTATATATATTGGTGATGAAGTAAGAGATATTATAGCCGCGAGGAATGCTGCTATTAAATCAGTTGCAGTGCTATGGGGCAAGGAAAGTGAATATCTCTTAGCCCAAGAAAGGCCTAGTTATATAGCAAAATCAGGCTGCGAGCTTGCTCATATTCTCAATAAATTTGCTCTAGAATAAAAATTTATATCTCCAAGTAATAAAATCTTTGATGTTATTACTTGGAAATCTTATCTAAAAATAAATCTCAAAGAATATTACTAAGACTTATTATCCTAGCAAACGCAGAGCTGCTGCTGGAGATTGATTCGCTTGCGTCAATACAGCCACACCTGCTTGTTTTAAAATGTTACTTTGAGCATACCGCGTGGTTTCTTCAGCAAAATCTGTATCACGGATGCGGCTATTTGCTGCAGAAAAGTTTTCACTCATAATTGCTAAGTTACTCACAGTAGAACCAAGTCGACTTTGGATCGCACCCAGGTCTGCACGAAAGCCTGCAAGTTGATTGATAGCATCGTCAATTTTTGAAATTGAGCGTTGTGCTCTGTGCTTTGAAGCCAACGGATCACTTGGATCATCAATATACACACCAATTGACTCGAGAGTCTCGTCATTTCCACGCCCTAAATTAAGACCAACTGTACTTGTATCAATTTGATCGAATTTAATACGGATAATGTTGACAGGATTTCTGCCAAATGGATCATCTAGATCAGGTTTATCAACTCCTTCATACCAGTTTTTACCAACTTGAACTTCGAATGGAGGAACGTTTGCTCTTTCGAGCATTTTTTTATCAGGAATTTTATCTTCAGCATCTTTACCAATAAGTAATAAACTACCGTTAAATTCAGTTGAGTTCGTGATACGATCTATTTCATCTTTAAGAGCTGTATACTCCTTATTAATAAAGTTACGCTCATTGTTTCCAATTGTATCTGATGCACCTTGCACAGAAAGCTCTCTGAGGCGGGTTAAAATATTTCCAATTTCATTCATTCCACCTTCAGCAACTTGCACAAGAGAAATACCATCATTCGCATTTCTTTTCGCCATATTTAAACCGCGAATGTCAGCTTTGATTTTTTCGCTAATTGCTAAGCCGGCAGCATCATCAGATGATTTATTAATTCTAAATCCTGAACTTAATTTTTCGATGGAAAGATCATTTGCTGCAGTAGAAATTGACAAAGCACGTTGCGAGTTAAGAGATTGTATATTGGTTTGAATTCGCAAACCCATAATATGTTTCCTCCTTGAAACTTAGATGCATCTCTTTAAAAGAGATTGACAATCTTCCATGATTGCCTCGATTCCAAGTTCAATTTCAACGCAAAAACTTTTCATAAATTATGCGGCGGCTAGAAAATTTTATTTTTTAATTTTCTTGTGCCATCATGAACAAGGACTGAAAAGGAGATCGGAGATTACTGCATTCTCTAAAGTAGGTACTTTTTGCATAGCTCAACAATAAGACACATCATTTTGAAAGAAAATATTACAAGAATAATGATGAGGGTAAAAATGAATCCAGCAATAGATAAATTAGAAATTGAATTTGACCTTTTAAAAGATTTAAAAAAAGTTGGAATTGTTTCCAATCAAACATCAGCCAGTACAAAATTTATTCCATCTACAGAAATGATTTACAATGCAGCAAAAAAAACAGACAATTGTAAAGTAACAACTGTTTTTGGTCCGCAACATGGCTATCGTCAAACAGAACAAGATAACATGAAAGAAACTCCTGACGATTTCTATAAATTTTCAGATGGGCATAAAGTTCCCCTTTTCAGTTTATATTCTGACACTAGGGAACCACAACGGGAACAATTAGAAAACGTTGATACATTAGTCATAGATTTACAAGATATTGGCTGCAGGGTTTATACTTATATGTTAACTTTAGCAGCATGCATGAGAGCGGCTGCAAAGTATAATAAAAAAATTGTTGTGTTTGATAGAGCGAACCCACTCGGACTTGGTTTTCAAAATCATAAAAATGAATGGCAGCTAGTCGAAGGTAACAGACTTGAAAAAAAATGGCTTAGCTTTG is a genomic window containing:
- a CDS encoding pyridoxal phosphate-dependent aminotransferase, with the protein product MNQNNNFYLQEFYAKKFNELASVGGDIRRMFMLGQKLLQENPQIDLIDLSLGNPDLEPPEIVTSSIIKVLEKHEKGSHRYMDFAGLVDVRKFLAQELSHSEHVNINEETVYLTVGAAGGIHILLRVFLDQGDEAIIFAPYFPEYIPYISNYNAKPVVVNCDELHEPNLEDFRSKISEKTKVVLINSPNNPSGALYSKETIEGIASILEEHRRKTGQCIQLISDEPYSRIVFRNKTVPSILESYRYSWLIRSFSKDIGLAGERIGFVAWSEDKTKLGFINALRNSARCLGFVGAPRLMQRILPHVYHARVDVGIYEERVSKFIQILSEAGIKTIQPAAGFFVFPKSPIPDDRAFCDSLVSKGVLCVPGSGFGCPGYFRASLTQNIDRIEESAKRISNYKKDI
- a CDS encoding HAD-IA family hydrolase, coding for MKIAIFDFDGVIADSRLAIFEAFKVISIRKKMPLITSDEIFNLSIKQILSKYKIRWYQIPYYLNLSRKIIFLNRNLITLDQQIIKMFEFLNLENIKIIILSSNSDNLINEFIQKNLPEIKFTEVIGGVSLFGKTSKIKQLTKRHSKNKNNFIYIGDEVRDIIAARNAAIKSVAVLWGKESEYLLAQERPSYIAKSGCELAHILNKFALE
- a CDS encoding flagellin → MGLRIQTNIQSLNSQRALSISTAANDLSIEKLSSGFRINKSSDDAAGLAISEKIKADIRGLNMAKRNANDGISLVQVAEGGMNEIGNILTRLRELSVQGASDTIGNNERNFINKEYTALKDEIDRITNSTEFNGSLLLIGKDAEDKIPDKKMLERANVPPFEVQVGKNWYEGVDKPDLDDPFGRNPVNIIRIKFDQIDTSTVGLNLGRGNDETLESIGVYIDDPSDPLASKHRAQRSISKIDDAINQLAGFRADLGAIQSRLGSTVSNLAIMSENFSAANSRIRDTDFAEETTRYAQSNILKQAGVAVLTQANQSPAAALRLLG